One genomic window of Sphingobacterium oryzagri includes the following:
- a CDS encoding nucleoside deaminase, with the protein MRVYNFEDGGETDVPVDELYMREALKLAQVAYQEDEVPIGAIIVAQGKIIGKGYNLTERLHDVTAHAEMQAFTAASNFMGGKYLKDCTLYVTVEPCVMCAGASYWAQISRIVYGTADEKRGAAKYGSLYHPKTEVVSGVLAADCAALIQSFFRNKR; encoded by the coding sequence ATGCGTGTTTATAATTTTGAGGATGGCGGCGAGACCGATGTTCCCGTCGACGAGCTGTACATGCGCGAAGCATTAAAGTTAGCGCAGGTCGCATATCAGGAAGATGAAGTGCCTATCGGCGCAATTATCGTAGCCCAGGGAAAGATTATTGGTAAAGGCTATAATCTTACCGAGCGCTTGCATGATGTAACGGCGCATGCGGAAATGCAGGCTTTTACGGCTGCATCAAACTTTATGGGCGGCAAATATTTGAAAGATTGCACGCTCTACGTAACGGTAGAGCCCTGTGTGATGTGCGCGGGTGCGTCGTATTGGGCGCAAATCTCGCGAATTGTTTATGGCACGGCCGATGAAAAGCGTGGCGCAGCGAAATATGGTAGCCTTTATCACCCGAAAACGGAAGTCGTTTCCGGTGTTTTAGCGGCAGACTGCGCCGCCTTGATTCAATCATTTTTTCGTAATAAAAGATAA
- a CDS encoding ubiquitin-like protein Pup, with amino-acid sequence MVEYFTQDEHDTQLSETKGAMLDKIDEILEENLKSSLTKLVKAPSAKTVEHILNYSKSLTK; translated from the coding sequence ATGGTAGAATACTTTACACAAGATGAACATGATACACAATTAAGCGAAACGAAGGGTGCAATGCTGGATAAAATCGATGAAATATTGGAAGAAAATCTAAAATCCAGTTTAACAAAATTGGTAAAAGCACCAAGCGCTAAAACGGTCGAGCATATTTTAAACTACTCGAAAAGCTTAACGAAGTAA
- the msrA gene encoding peptide-methionine (S)-S-oxide reductase MsrA, whose translation MMRMRLQHVFTLIMGFLFLAACAQSNGEANARALDADLMAKLPKRNTAATDTATFGAGCFWCVEAQFATLKGVTAVISGYSGGKKANPTYSQVSSGRSGHAEVIQVVYDTATISYDELLEAFFLSHDPTQLDRQGNDVGPQYRSVIFAHSKAQYDKSLYYIDKLNQAGVYKSKIVTAVEPFKAFYKAEDYHQEYYAKNGQEAYCVYVIKPKMEKFRKVFKDKLKAEK comes from the coding sequence ATGATGAGAATGAGATTGCAGCATGTATTTACCCTGATTATGGGCTTTTTATTTCTGGCAGCCTGCGCACAGTCGAACGGCGAAGCCAATGCACGCGCGCTGGACGCGGATTTGATGGCGAAATTGCCCAAGCGAAATACGGCCGCTACGGATACGGCTACGTTTGGCGCCGGTTGTTTTTGGTGTGTGGAAGCACAATTTGCTACGCTGAAAGGTGTGACTGCCGTAATTTCCGGTTATTCTGGTGGAAAAAAAGCAAATCCGACTTACAGTCAGGTTTCTTCTGGCCGATCGGGCCATGCAGAGGTTATTCAGGTGGTGTATGACACGGCTACTATTTCGTACGACGAGTTGTTGGAAGCGTTCTTTTTATCGCACGACCCGACGCAACTCGATCGTCAGGGCAATGATGTGGGGCCACAATACCGATCGGTTATTTTTGCACACAGCAAAGCGCAATATGATAAGAGTTTGTATTATATCGATAAGCTAAACCAGGCGGGTGTTTACAAAAGTAAAATCGTTACGGCTGTGGAGCCTTTTAAAGCGTTTTACAAAGCGGAGGATTACCATCAGGAATATTATGCAAAAAATGGACAGGAGGCTTATTGTGTGTATGTTATTAAACCGAAAATGGAGAAGTTTCGGAAAGTGTTTAAAGATAAGTTGAAAGCGGAAAAATAA
- the nth gene encoding endonuclease III: MLKKERYQEFVTYFSTHNPDAQTELNYSNPFELLVAVILSAQCTDKRINQVTPALFDKFPDVESLAASTAEEVFTYIRSVSYPNNKAKHLVGMAQKLLQEFKGEVPEKVEDLVKLPGVGRKTANVISSVVYHKPAMAVDTHVFRVSNRLGLTSRASTPLAVEKQLVKFLPEETIAIAHHWLILHGRYICLARKPKCEICPITYFCKYFEKTYQGQTAGSIAIKN, encoded by the coding sequence ATGTTAAAAAAAGAGAGATATCAAGAATTTGTCACGTATTTTTCAACGCATAATCCTGACGCTCAAACCGAGTTAAACTATAGCAATCCCTTTGAACTGCTCGTCGCAGTTATCCTGTCTGCACAGTGCACTGATAAACGCATCAATCAGGTGACACCAGCACTTTTCGACAAGTTTCCCGATGTGGAATCACTGGCCGCCAGCACAGCCGAAGAAGTCTTTACTTACATTCGATCGGTAAGCTACCCCAATAATAAAGCAAAACATCTGGTGGGCATGGCGCAAAAACTCCTGCAAGAATTTAAAGGAGAAGTGCCCGAAAAAGTCGAAGATCTTGTCAAGTTGCCCGGCGTAGGCCGCAAAACAGCCAATGTGATTTCTTCGGTGGTGTACCACAAGCCGGCAATGGCTGTAGATACACACGTTTTCCGCGTGAGTAATCGCCTGGGGCTCACTTCGCGCGCCAGCACGCCACTAGCGGTCGAAAAGCAACTGGTCAAATTTTTACCGGAAGAGACGATTGCTATAGCGCATCACTGGCTTATTTTGCATGGTCGCTATATCTGTCTGGCACGGAAGCCGAAATGCGAGATTTGTCCGATCACGTATTTCTGTAAATATTTCGAAAAGACCTATCAAGGACAGACAGCTGGATCAATAGCTATAAAAAACTAA
- a CDS encoding tRNA-binding protein — MEDLISWGDFEKVDLRVGTVIEVADFLKARKPAYQLRIDFGETIGILKSSAQITHHYSKEQLVGRQVVAVVNFPKKQIADFMSECLVTGFADEDGNIVLTAVERLLPNGAKLM, encoded by the coding sequence ATGGAGGATTTAATTTCATGGGGCGATTTTGAAAAGGTTGATTTGCGGGTAGGGACGGTGATCGAAGTCGCTGACTTTTTGAAAGCGCGTAAACCTGCCTATCAGCTGCGTATAGATTTTGGGGAAACGATAGGGATCTTAAAATCCAGTGCGCAGATTACGCATCATTACAGCAAGGAGCAACTTGTCGGGCGGCAGGTTGTTGCCGTTGTTAATTTTCCTAAAAAGCAGATTGCAGATTTTATGTCGGAGTGTTTGGTCACCGGTTTCGCTGATGAAGATGGCAATATCGTGTTGACCGCTGTGGAACGTTTACTGCCTAACGGCGCAAAATTGATGTAA
- a CDS encoding S8 family peptidase: MTGTTKFCTILGMSILPFLGIAQSKTTNPPNWYNLDYQTDGVRGISTEKAYELLKERKSTPVIVGVLDGGVDYKHEDLKDVMWTNAKEQGGNGKDDDGNGYIDDIHGWNFLGNAQGENVQYDNLEVTRLIRIYEPKYSAVLPSTPLSEPERREFVAFQKMMTDYTSKLDQANFGNVNYGRLKQEVDAMIKAIGKDPKDVTKADFDNYTPTSDRQKMALRMAKRELANTDFDKFYKDLEEGVKYFSTQSEYHLNQKYDPRSIVGDNYEDASERHYGNADIKGPDADHGTHVAGIIGAKRDNGIGINGVANNVQIMGVRIVPDGDERDKDVANGIRYAVDNGAKVINMSFGKAYAYNKKTVDEAVKYAEEHDVLLIHAAGNDSKDNDIVKNYPMKYYTDSLDAIQGQAANWITVGATSFGIDDELLASFSNFGYKSVDVFAPGVKINSTMPESTYKEQDGTSMAAPVVSGLAALIRSYYPELSATEVKDIILQSVTKIDEKVKVQIDGASRKVYLDEISVTGGIVNAKKAIEVADKYIQTKK; encoded by the coding sequence ATGACTGGAACAACAAAATTTTGTACCATATTGGGTATGAGCATACTCCCTTTTTTGGGTATTGCGCAATCTAAAACAACAAATCCACCCAATTGGTATAACCTGGATTACCAAACCGATGGTGTTCGCGGTATTAGCACAGAGAAGGCGTACGAACTTTTAAAAGAACGCAAATCAACGCCGGTTATCGTAGGCGTATTGGATGGCGGCGTAGATTATAAACACGAAGACCTGAAAGATGTCATGTGGACCAATGCCAAAGAACAAGGTGGTAACGGGAAAGACGATGACGGAAATGGCTACATCGATGATATACACGGTTGGAATTTTCTGGGTAATGCGCAAGGGGAAAATGTGCAATATGACAATCTTGAAGTAACACGTTTAATCCGTATTTACGAGCCCAAATACAGCGCTGTACTGCCCTCTACTCCACTGAGCGAACCAGAGCGTAGAGAATTCGTGGCCTTTCAAAAAATGATGACCGATTATACCAGTAAATTAGATCAAGCTAATTTTGGCAATGTAAACTACGGTCGGTTAAAACAAGAGGTTGATGCGATGATCAAAGCGATTGGTAAAGATCCGAAGGACGTAACGAAAGCCGACTTTGATAACTACACGCCGACCTCCGACCGCCAAAAAATGGCGCTTCGCATGGCCAAAAGAGAACTTGCCAATACCGATTTTGACAAATTTTACAAAGACCTGGAAGAAGGTGTTAAATATTTCAGTACACAAAGCGAGTATCACTTAAATCAAAAGTATGACCCTCGAAGCATCGTCGGCGATAATTACGAAGACGCTAGCGAGCGTCATTACGGAAATGCCGACATCAAAGGACCAGATGCCGACCACGGCACGCACGTTGCGGGCATCATCGGTGCAAAAAGAGATAACGGCATCGGGATTAATGGCGTGGCAAACAATGTGCAAATCATGGGTGTACGAATTGTGCCGGATGGTGACGAGCGCGATAAAGACGTGGCAAACGGTATTCGCTATGCGGTAGACAATGGCGCAAAGGTTATCAACATGAGTTTTGGAAAAGCTTATGCGTACAACAAGAAAACGGTGGACGAAGCTGTCAAATATGCGGAAGAACATGATGTATTGTTGATTCATGCTGCAGGTAACGACTCAAAAGATAACGACATTGTAAAAAACTATCCGATGAAGTATTATACCGATAGCCTGGATGCAATTCAAGGTCAGGCTGCCAATTGGATTACGGTAGGTGCTACCTCTTTTGGTATTGATGACGAGCTGCTGGCGAGCTTCTCGAATTTCGGCTATAAATCGGTCGATGTATTTGCGCCTGGCGTGAAAATAAACTCAACGATGCCCGAATCGACTTACAAAGAACAAGATGGAACCAGTATGGCGGCACCGGTGGTATCGGGATTAGCAGCCCTTATCCGATCGTACTATCCCGAACTGTCTGCAACAGAAGTAAAGGACATCATCTTGCAATCAGTAACCAAAATAGATGAAAAAGTTAAAGTACAAATTGACGGTGCGAGCCGTAAGGTCTACTTGGATGAAATATCGGTAACGGGTGGTATTGTGAATGCCAAAAAGGCTATTGAGGTGGCAGACAAGTACATCCAAACAAAAAAGTAA
- the recA gene encoding recombinase RecA, translated as MSNADKLKALQLTLDKLEKSYGKGTIMKLGDSAVEPIEAISTGSLGLDIALGIGGVPKGRIIEIYGPESSGKTTLATHIVAEAQKKGGIAAVIDAEHAFDKYYAQKLGVDVENLLISQPDNGEQALEIADNLIRSGAIDVIVIDSVAALVPKGEIEGEMGDSKMGLQARLMSQALRKLTGTISKTNCCCIFINQLREKIGVMFGNPETTTGGNALKFYASVRLDIRRTSQIKDSDEVSGNRVKVKIVKNKVAPPFRIAEFDIMFGEGISKVGEIIDLGVEYGIVKKAGSWFSYGDTKLGQGRDAVKSLLLDNPDLSDELEAKIRAEVSGVDLDQQAALES; from the coding sequence ATGAGCAACGCAGATAAATTAAAAGCGCTACAACTTACTTTAGATAAATTAGAGAAATCGTATGGTAAGGGTACGATCATGAAATTGGGAGACTCTGCCGTAGAACCAATCGAAGCCATATCAACGGGCTCACTAGGTTTGGATATTGCTCTAGGTATTGGTGGTGTGCCAAAAGGCCGTATTATCGAGATCTATGGCCCTGAATCTTCTGGTAAAACCACGTTAGCGACGCATATCGTTGCTGAAGCACAAAAGAAAGGCGGTATCGCAGCCGTAATCGATGCGGAACATGCTTTCGATAAATATTATGCTCAAAAACTTGGTGTGGATGTCGAAAATCTTTTGATTTCACAGCCAGATAATGGTGAGCAGGCCTTGGAAATAGCGGACAATTTGATCCGTTCCGGCGCTATCGATGTGATCGTAATCGACTCGGTGGCCGCTCTTGTACCAAAAGGCGAGATTGAAGGCGAAATGGGCGATTCTAAAATGGGCTTACAAGCACGTTTGATGTCACAAGCTTTACGTAAGTTGACTGGTACCATTTCCAAAACGAACTGTTGCTGTATTTTCATCAACCAATTGCGGGAGAAAATCGGTGTTATGTTTGGAAACCCGGAAACGACTACCGGTGGTAATGCGCTTAAATTTTATGCCTCCGTTCGGTTGGATATCCGACGTACTTCGCAGATTAAAGATTCCGACGAGGTATCGGGTAACCGCGTGAAAGTGAAAATTGTAAAAAATAAAGTAGCTCCACCGTTCCGTATTGCTGAGTTTGACATCATGTTTGGTGAAGGCATCTCCAAAGTTGGGGAAATCATCGACTTAGGTGTAGAATACGGCATCGTTAAAAAAGCAGGATCCTGGTTTAGCTATGGCGATACCAAATTGGGTCAGGGCCGTGACGCCGTAAAATCATTATTGCTGGATAACCCTGATTTAAGCGATGAGCTGGAAGCCAAGATCAGAGCCGAAGTAAGCGGCGTTGATTTGGATCAGCAAGCTGCACTTGAAAGCTAA
- a CDS encoding DUF4843 domain-containing protein, producing MKNINHILIVFFSLLSTMICTSCMKNTDDDFYFRDALVEFDIATTTTNAPDRTYPLLSARARNAGVVSYRINLLGQQLDTDQELTIRVLAENSTAQEGLHYSLPNGNTVTLRANSSTAEFQVNILDFPRQSVGGPVVAVFEIVGNDRVKPSQNYKAIGVQISLR from the coding sequence ATGAAAAACATCAATCATATTTTAATCGTATTTTTCTCGTTGCTATCTACGATGATTTGTACGTCATGCATGAAAAATACCGATGACGACTTCTATTTTAGAGATGCCTTGGTTGAATTTGACATTGCTACAACGACAACAAATGCACCCGATCGCACCTATCCGCTATTGTCTGCAAGAGCGCGAAACGCTGGCGTCGTATCCTACAGAATCAATCTTTTAGGCCAACAGCTCGACACCGACCAGGAGCTTACTATCCGTGTTTTAGCAGAAAATAGTACGGCCCAAGAAGGTTTGCACTATAGTCTTCCCAACGGAAACACCGTAACACTTCGTGCGAATTCCAGCACAGCAGAGTTTCAAGTCAACATATTGGACTTCCCGCGTCAAAGCGTCGGTGGTCCTGTTGTCGCTGTTTTTGAAATTGTTGGAAACGACCGCGTTAAGCCGAGTCAAAACTATAAGGCTATCGGGGTGCAAATAAGCCTTCGTTAA
- a CDS encoding porin family protein codes for MKKSLLTLICLVFVVSMTQAQLLPTFKLGVKGALGFSSLSSEGRFFNSDTRTGFQLGAWGRVGIAGFHVQPEAYYASKKVGAETDVAGESGEATFRSFDVPVLLGTKIGLGPIGFRIQAGPVFSFAQDGKVNFTTDWDRYKRTSTGIIGGIGADISKFTVDLRYEHGLTDLNESPDYNQKIRMWTIGVGFAFL; via the coding sequence ATGAAAAAATCTCTACTTACATTAATTTGTTTGGTTTTTGTTGTAAGCATGACGCAAGCGCAGTTATTGCCTACTTTCAAACTAGGTGTTAAGGGTGCATTGGGCTTCTCAAGCCTAAGCTCTGAAGGCAGGTTTTTCAATTCCGACACCAGAACAGGATTTCAATTAGGTGCTTGGGGACGCGTTGGTATCGCGGGATTCCACGTACAGCCTGAAGCCTACTACGCCAGTAAAAAGGTAGGAGCAGAGACCGATGTTGCCGGAGAAAGCGGTGAAGCAACCTTTCGGAGTTTTGATGTACCGGTTTTATTAGGGACGAAAATCGGCTTAGGCCCAATAGGATTCAGAATTCAGGCTGGTCCGGTATTCTCTTTCGCACAGGATGGTAAGGTAAACTTTACAACAGATTGGGATCGTTATAAACGCACATCTACCGGAATTATTGGCGGTATCGGTGCTGATATCAGCAAGTTTACCGTTGATCTACGTTACGAGCATGGACTAACAGACTTAAATGAAAGTCCAGACTATAACCAAAAAATCAGAATGTGGACTATCGGTGTTGGGTTTGCATTTTTATAG
- a CDS encoding RagB/SusD family nutrient uptake outer membrane protein: MKKKFLSIITLACLLFASCDRLLDLDPRQSIDSQTALQSEEAINAALNAVYARLRGVGLYGRDLLAIPELLADNAINTGAGNRLVPQASNQPADHIRLETWQLSYYAINQINLIFEALPALEATAEYKTNIEGQMHFLRALIYHNLVKIYAYDPTATIATADRGGVPIILSGVLTIDDIVYPSRPSVEEVYNYIYADLENAVTKIPINASFYYASKSAAHGLFSRVALHRGDMEKVVQQGELALSTSGKNLATNAAFVQTWRTVNNPESLFEVAFTNTNDNIGTNESLRASYTTRITATSTTAVSHGFIVMDNSLYALYASNDVRRNIIMRGLTNANLNRWEITKFISRSGINNMDNVPVIRLPEVILNMAEAYATPGSPVFSEANARTQLNLIRVRAGIGATAASGNTLFEDIIRQRRLELAFEGFRFFDLKRLGRDIIKGTGNIAFTDFRMLANIPVREVEPNTNIVQNPGY, encoded by the coding sequence ATGAAAAAGAAATTTCTATCCATAATTACCTTAGCCTGTTTACTATTTGCTTCTTGTGACCGCTTGTTAGATTTAGACCCTCGTCAATCCATCGATTCACAGACCGCACTGCAAAGTGAAGAGGCGATAAATGCGGCATTGAATGCTGTTTACGCGCGTTTAAGAGGCGTAGGCTTATACGGACGCGATCTTTTGGCTATCCCCGAGTTGTTAGCAGACAACGCGATTAACACAGGAGCGGGAAACAGATTGGTTCCGCAAGCCAGTAATCAACCCGCAGACCATATTAGGTTAGAAACCTGGCAACTTAGTTATTACGCGATCAATCAAATCAATTTAATTTTTGAAGCACTGCCTGCGTTAGAAGCCACTGCGGAATACAAAACAAACATCGAAGGACAAATGCACTTCCTTCGCGCGTTGATTTACCATAATCTGGTTAAGATCTATGCATACGATCCTACGGCAACTATCGCTACTGCTGATCGAGGAGGCGTACCGATTATACTTAGCGGCGTGTTAACTATCGACGATATAGTGTATCCTAGCAGACCTAGTGTCGAGGAAGTATACAACTACATCTATGCCGATCTGGAAAATGCGGTAACTAAGATCCCCATCAATGCGTCTTTTTATTATGCCTCTAAATCTGCGGCACACGGTCTGTTCTCGCGTGTTGCATTGCACCGTGGAGATATGGAAAAAGTTGTTCAACAAGGCGAGTTAGCATTGTCGACCAGCGGGAAAAACCTGGCTACTAACGCGGCTTTTGTGCAAACCTGGCGAACCGTAAACAATCCGGAATCTTTATTTGAAGTTGCCTTTACTAACACCAATGACAATATCGGGACTAACGAATCTTTACGAGCCAGCTATACAACACGCATCACAGCTACATCGACCACAGCAGTTAGTCACGGCTTTATCGTCATGGATAATAGTCTGTACGCTCTTTACGCGTCTAATGACGTCCGGCGTAATATCATTATGAGAGGCCTTACAAATGCCAACTTAAATCGTTGGGAAATAACAAAATTCATAAGCAGAAGTGGCATCAACAACATGGATAACGTACCGGTTATCCGTCTGCCAGAAGTTATTTTGAATATGGCCGAGGCATATGCCACCCCCGGTAGCCCCGTGTTCAGCGAGGCCAATGCCAGAACACAATTAAATTTAATACGGGTACGCGCGGGCATTGGCGCAACTGCTGCTTCAGGAAACACATTATTTGAAGATATTATACGACAAAGGCGGCTTGAATTAGCTTTTGAAGGCTTCCGTTTCTTCGATTTGAAAAGATTAGGCAGAGATATTATCAAAGGAACCGGCAATATTGCATTTACAGACTTTAGAATGCTGGCAAATATCCCTGTGCGAGAAGTTGAACCCAACACCAATATTGTACAAAATCCAGGCTATTAA
- a CDS encoding superoxide dismutase, with translation MAFELEALPYASDALEPHIDKDTMEIHHDRHHQAYVDNLNKAIAGTDAEQLSLEEINKNISKYPAAVRNNGGGHFNHQLFWSVLGPNAGGEPTGELAEAITSTFGSFAELKTQLQNAGATRFGSGWAWLIVKTDGQLAVTSTPNQDNPLMDVAEVQGTPILGIDVWEHAYYLKYQNKRPAYLDAVFNVINWDAVAKRFQEAK, from the coding sequence ATGGCATTTGAATTAGAAGCATTACCGTACGCAAGTGATGCGTTAGAACCACACATCGATAAAGACACCATGGAAATTCACCATGATCGTCACCACCAGGCTTATGTTGATAATTTAAACAAAGCGATCGCTGGTACAGATGCTGAGCAATTATCCTTAGAAGAGATCAATAAAAACATTTCTAAATATCCTGCTGCTGTTCGTAACAACGGAGGCGGTCACTTTAATCACCAATTGTTTTGGTCTGTTTTGGGACCAAATGCTGGTGGCGAGCCTACAGGCGAATTGGCGGAAGCTATCACGTCAACTTTCGGTTCGTTTGCTGAGTTGAAAACACAATTGCAAAATGCGGGCGCGACACGTTTCGGTTCGGGTTGGGCTTGGTTGATCGTGAAAACTGATGGTCAACTAGCGGTTACTTCTACGCCAAATCAGGACAATCCATTGATGGATGTGGCTGAAGTGCAAGGCACACCGATCTTGGGTATTGACGTGTGGGAGCACGCTTATTATTTGAAATACCAAAATAAGCGTCCGGCCTACCTTGATGCCGTTTTCAATGTGATCAATTGGGATGCCGTTGCAAAACGTTTCCAGGAAGCAAAATAA
- a CDS encoding S9 family peptidase, translated as MRKKWNYMIIIGAMATACSDNATKHLVSWPDASAPVAEKKAHIRTIHGDTVQDDYYWMNDFFKKGPDSARVVAYLEAENTYTATMMKDTESLQALLFQEMKARVKEKDESVPYLKNGYYYYSRTDEGKQYYKFCRKKGNLDAPEEVLLDVDAMAEGYPYFAVGGFSVSPDNKLLAYGVDTVSRREYTIQVKDLETGKILTDKIDRTEGEATWANDSKTFFYTSKNPVTLLSEKIKKHTLGSNSAGDAVVYAEKDNTNYIGVGKSKNGKFIQIYSGSTLSSEVFILDANTPNASFKSFQPRIKDVLYSVTALEDRFLVLTNDGAKNFKVVECPLDKTTKEHWKDFIPHRADVLVSDIDEFKDFLVISERKNGLTQMAIRSLKDGTQHYLDFGEAAYTVYPSTNVEYNTSVVRYGYTSLVTPSSTFDYNMQTKEKELKKQQEVVGGYRAEDYVTERLFAKAKDGTSIPISLVYKKGMKKNGQAPLLLYAYGSYGASMDPSFSSARLSLLDRGFIYAIAHIRGGEEMGRQWYEDGKMMNKKNTFTDFVDCGEFLVKEQFTSAQHLYAQGGSAGGLLMGAVINLSPSLWNGVIAQVPFVDVVNTMLDETIPLTTNEYDEWGNPNEKQAYEYMKSYSPYENIEAKAYPNLLVTTGLHDSQVQYFEPAKWVAKLRATKKGKEVVLLKTDMDYGHGGASGRFDYLKDVALNYAFLFKLEGLEK; from the coding sequence ATGCGTAAAAAATGGAACTATATGATTATTATTGGGGCTATGGCAACAGCATGTTCTGATAATGCAACAAAGCATTTAGTGTCTTGGCCAGATGCATCCGCACCGGTGGCGGAAAAAAAGGCTCATATCCGGACAATCCACGGGGATACCGTTCAGGATGATTATTATTGGATGAATGATTTCTTCAAAAAAGGCCCCGATTCTGCCCGTGTTGTGGCCTATCTCGAAGCTGAAAATACATACACGGCTACGATGATGAAGGATACTGAGAGTCTTCAGGCTTTGCTTTTTCAGGAGATGAAAGCGCGAGTCAAAGAAAAAGACGAGTCGGTACCATACTTGAAAAACGGTTATTATTACTATAGTCGTACTGATGAGGGTAAGCAGTATTATAAATTTTGTAGGAAAAAAGGAAATCTCGATGCGCCGGAAGAAGTGCTGCTGGATGTGGATGCCATGGCAGAAGGCTATCCTTATTTCGCCGTAGGCGGATTTTCGGTAAGCCCGGACAACAAGTTGCTAGCTTATGGCGTAGATACCGTTTCGCGGCGAGAATATACGATACAGGTTAAAGATCTGGAAACCGGCAAAATATTGACCGATAAAATTGATCGTACAGAAGGGGAAGCAACCTGGGCAAACGATAGCAAAACATTTTTCTACACTTCGAAAAATCCGGTTACCTTATTAAGTGAAAAGATTAAAAAGCACACGCTTGGTAGCAACAGTGCAGGCGATGCTGTGGTTTATGCAGAAAAAGATAATACGAATTATATCGGCGTTGGCAAATCAAAGAATGGTAAGTTTATCCAGATCTATTCAGGCAGCACGCTATCATCGGAGGTGTTTATTTTAGATGCCAATACGCCTAATGCTTCGTTTAAGTCTTTTCAGCCCCGCATCAAGGATGTGCTTTATTCGGTGACTGCCCTGGAAGATCGCTTTTTAGTACTTACTAATGATGGCGCAAAAAACTTCAAAGTCGTGGAATGTCCGCTCGATAAAACCACCAAAGAGCATTGGAAAGACTTTATTCCGCACCGTGCGGACGTACTTGTTTCAGACATTGATGAGTTTAAGGATTTCCTGGTAATTTCCGAGCGTAAAAATGGATTAACCCAAATGGCGATCCGCTCGTTGAAAGATGGTACGCAACATTATCTGGATTTTGGAGAAGCAGCGTATACGGTTTACCCAAGCACCAATGTCGAGTATAATACGTCGGTCGTTCGCTATGGATACACTTCGTTGGTTACGCCTTCGTCGACCTTTGATTACAACATGCAAACCAAGGAAAAGGAGTTAAAAAAACAACAAGAAGTTGTGGGTGGCTACCGTGCCGAAGATTATGTGACGGAGCGTCTATTTGCTAAAGCGAAAGATGGTACGAGCATTCCGATCTCCCTGGTTTACAAAAAGGGGATGAAGAAAAATGGCCAGGCTCCGTTGCTGCTCTATGCTTACGGTTCGTATGGCGCATCAATGGATCCTTCCTTTAGTTCTGCGCGGTTGAGCTTGCTTGATCGTGGTTTCATTTATGCAATTGCGCATATACGAGGCGGCGAAGAGATGGGAAGACAGTGGTATGAGGATGGCAAAATGATGAACAAGAAAAATACGTTTACAGATTTTGTCGATTGTGGCGAATTTTTAGTGAAGGAACAATTTACCAGTGCGCAACATCTGTATGCGCAGGGCGGAAGTGCAGGTGGCTTGCTTATGGGGGCGGTGATTAACCTTTCACCTTCGTTGTGGAATGGCGTTATCGCGCAGGTGCCTTTTGTCGATGTGGTCAATACCATGTTGGATGAAACTATTCCGTTGACCACCAATGAGTACGACGAGTGGGGGAATCCAAATGAGAAGCAAGCGTACGAATACATGAAATCATATTCCCCGTATGAAAATATCGAAGCCAAAGCATACCCTAATCTTTTGGTGACTACAGGTTTGCACGATAGTCAGGTGCAATATTTCGAGCCGGCAAAGTGGGTGGCAAAATTACGTGCAACGAAGAAAGGGAAGGAAGTTGTCTTACTGAAAACCGATATGGACTACGGGCATGGTGGTGCCTCCGGACGTTTTGATTACTTGAAAGATGTTGCGCTCAATTATGCTTTTCTATTTAAGCTAGAAGGCCTAGAAAAATAG